Proteins from one Nitrobacteraceae bacterium AZCC 2146 genomic window:
- a CDS encoding hypothetical protein (product_source=Hypo-rule applied), producing the protein MLANGRLDRNASELDFQRYLREFAVVVPHFYVMQTPDAGFFHFVRDRMTAIAREPISRSTQVRTRK; encoded by the coding sequence TTGCTTGCCAATGGGCGGCTGGACCGTAATGCGTCTGAACTTGATTTCCAGCGCTACCTTCGTGAGTTCGCCGTCGTGGTCCCGCACTTCTATGTGATGCAGACCCCTGACGCTGGTTTCTTCCATTTCGTCCGCGATCGTATGACCGCCATCGCCCGCGAGCCGATCAGCCGATCTACGCAGGTGCGAACCAGAAAATGA
- a CDS encoding DNA-binding GntR family transcriptional regulator (product_source=COG1802; cath_funfam=1.10.10.10,1.20.120.530; cog=COG1802; pfam=PF00392,PF07729; smart=SM00345,SM00895; superfamily=46785,48008) yields MTDLQPLRPATRIVDAVHESLREGILSGVLPPGQPLSVPELARRLNVSRSPIREAVLQLVSDGLAVEQPRRGVVVATIELNDVLEIHEIREFVEALSARLCAERIDADGVAELRSIIARQEKCVAKDDAAGYFQTNAAFHEAIGRFSRNNRLHDILISLEGQMRIGLQRVSSEGEQRRRGVLEHAQIVNAIEKRDGDRAERLMREHIAKTRKRLTEQVRKARGQVAA; encoded by the coding sequence ATGACCGATCTGCAGCCTTTGCGCCCCGCGACGCGGATCGTCGACGCGGTTCACGAATCACTTCGGGAAGGCATTCTGTCCGGCGTATTGCCGCCGGGCCAGCCGCTCAGTGTGCCGGAGCTGGCGCGCCGGTTGAACGTCTCGCGAAGCCCGATCCGCGAGGCCGTGCTGCAGTTGGTGTCGGACGGCTTGGCGGTCGAGCAGCCTCGAAGGGGCGTCGTCGTGGCGACGATCGAGCTCAACGACGTTCTGGAAATCCACGAAATCCGCGAGTTCGTCGAAGCACTATCCGCGCGGCTGTGCGCCGAACGGATCGATGCCGATGGTGTCGCGGAACTTCGGTCCATCATTGCACGTCAGGAGAAGTGCGTGGCGAAGGACGATGCCGCCGGCTACTTTCAGACGAACGCTGCATTCCACGAGGCAATCGGGCGGTTTTCGAGAAACAACCGCCTCCATGACATTCTGATTTCACTCGAAGGCCAGATGCGGATTGGGCTCCAGCGCGTCTCGTCCGAAGGCGAACAACGTCGCCGTGGCGTCCTGGAGCATGCTCAGATCGTCAATGCCATTGAGAAGCGAGACGGCGATCGGGCGGAGCGGCTTATGCGCGAGCACATTGCCAAAACGCGAAAACGCCTAACGGAGCAAGTCCGTAAGGCCAGGGGCCAAGTCGCAGCGTAG
- a CDS encoding NitT/TauT family transport system substrate-binding protein (product_source=KO:K02051; cog=COG0715; ko=KO:K02051; pfam=PF13379; superfamily=53850), translating to MIARRTFLAAGLAAPFVVPETLRAQAGERLTIALLPGLGYAPLKLAKNAGWIEAAIPGLKVDWLEIASSAAIREGMLSGDIDAGAGSVAPFLIGRDRGFKVGLISSLTIMDLLLLTNDPAVKALRDFDSSKKIAVTAPDTNQAFVLRLAAQQTLGDAKALDGSFLAMPHPDALQALVTNQIAGYMGSPPFQNEAIKRGCRMLLNSRDIVGPLTFSVCFALETYGKKRPANVQAIRDAIGKGIALLKSRPEEAAKMLAAESGGRQSSDDFTRLLADPSTTFTDELVGVPKLAEFMKSSGFLRADASPPASMMLKG from the coding sequence ATGATCGCAAGACGCACGTTTCTCGCTGCCGGCCTGGCGGCACCGTTTGTTGTGCCCGAAACGTTGCGGGCCCAGGCAGGTGAGCGGTTGACGATCGCCCTGTTGCCCGGTCTCGGATATGCGCCTTTGAAGCTTGCAAAGAATGCCGGCTGGATCGAAGCCGCCATCCCTGGCTTGAAGGTCGACTGGCTCGAGATCGCCTCAAGCGCGGCGATCCGCGAAGGCATGCTGTCGGGCGACATCGACGCTGGAGCCGGCAGCGTTGCGCCCTTCCTGATCGGCCGCGACCGCGGCTTCAAGGTCGGGCTCATATCCAGTCTTACGATAATGGATCTCCTGTTGCTCACCAATGATCCGGCCGTTAAGGCGCTGCGCGACTTCGATAGCAGCAAGAAGATCGCGGTCACAGCGCCCGATACCAATCAGGCTTTCGTCCTGCGCCTCGCGGCCCAGCAGACCCTCGGCGACGCGAAGGCGCTCGACGGAAGTTTCCTGGCCATGCCGCATCCGGACGCGCTGCAGGCGCTCGTCACCAACCAGATTGCCGGCTATATGGGCTCCCCGCCATTCCAGAACGAAGCGATCAAACGGGGTTGCCGGATGCTGCTGAATAGCCGGGACATCGTCGGCCCGCTCACCTTCAGTGTTTGCTTTGCGCTCGAGACGTATGGCAAGAAAAGACCGGCGAACGTGCAGGCGATCAGGGACGCCATCGGGAAGGGCATCGCATTGTTGAAGTCCCGGCCGGAGGAAGCTGCCAAGATGCTCGCAGCGGAGTCCGGTGGGCGTCAGAGCAGTGACGATTTCACCAGGCTGTTAGCCGACCCAAGTACGACTTTTACCGATGAGCTGGTAGGCGTGCCCAAGTTGGCAGAGTTCATGAAGAGCAGTGGATTTCTTCGTGCCGATGCTAGCCCGCCAGCCAGCATGATGTTGAAAGGGTAG
- a CDS encoding NitT/TauT family transport system permease protein (product_source=KO:K02050; cath_funfam=1.10.3720.10; cog=COG0600; ko=KO:K02050; pfam=PF00528; superfamily=161098; transmembrane_helix_parts=Inside_1_78,TMhelix_79_101,Outside_102_120,TMhelix_121_143,Inside_144_200,TMhelix_201_218,Outside_219_237,TMhelix_238_260,Inside_261_279), whose product MSLVIETRLVPRRRGWRSLPVSLRRAIQLGLVLAGWQLYIQTSDVNPLIFPPPGEVFSAFWRGWSSGALAGATWTTLKLLGISLLIGVVLAFVFTVLARVNSFVDDAVELATSMLNPLPSVAMLPIAIIWFGLNVNSLIFVVVNAVVWPVTLNISTGFRTANQTLVNVGRVLGLSWWRMVTDVLFPAALPYTMTGLKTGLGYGWRTIIAAELVFGISGSKSGLGNYLNDARYFLRTDEVFAGIISVAVIGIILEAGFNWIERRTIVRWGMKQATATIDD is encoded by the coding sequence ATGTCATTGGTGATTGAAACCAGGCTCGTCCCTCGCCGGCGCGGCTGGCGCAGTCTTCCGGTCTCGCTGAGGCGAGCGATTCAGTTGGGCCTGGTGCTGGCCGGCTGGCAGCTTTACATCCAGACATCCGACGTCAACCCGCTGATCTTTCCGCCGCCTGGCGAGGTCTTCAGCGCGTTCTGGCGCGGATGGTCGAGCGGCGCACTGGCCGGTGCGACATGGACCACCCTGAAGCTGCTCGGCATCAGCCTCCTGATCGGCGTGGTCCTGGCCTTTGTCTTCACGGTCCTGGCGCGCGTCAACAGCTTCGTCGACGACGCCGTCGAGTTGGCAACCTCGATGCTGAATCCACTGCCGTCGGTCGCGATGTTGCCGATCGCCATCATCTGGTTCGGGCTCAACGTTAATTCGTTGATCTTCGTGGTCGTGAACGCCGTGGTTTGGCCGGTGACGTTGAACATCTCGACCGGATTCAGGACCGCCAACCAGACCCTTGTGAACGTGGGCCGGGTTCTCGGCCTGTCGTGGTGGCGGATGGTGACCGATGTGCTGTTTCCCGCCGCTTTGCCTTACACGATGACCGGCCTCAAGACCGGGCTTGGATATGGCTGGCGCACAATCATCGCCGCGGAACTGGTGTTCGGTATTTCGGGCTCGAAGAGCGGGCTCGGGAACTACCTCAACGACGCACGATACTTCCTCCGCACTGACGAAGTCTTCGCAGGCATCATCAGCGTTGCGGTGATCGGAATCATTCTCGAGGCCGGCTTCAACTGGATCGAGCGCCGCACCATCGTGCGGTGGGGGATGAAGCAGGCCACGGCGACAATCGACGACTGA
- a CDS encoding NitT/TauT family transport system ATP-binding protein (product_source=KO:K02049; cath_funfam=3.40.50.300; cog=COG1116; ko=KO:K02049; pfam=PF00005; smart=SM00382; superfamily=52540), producing MQTAEAPIDHSHAASMLDVVGLSLGYKTPAGMSVAVRDVNFSVRRGETAILLGPSGCGKSTILKSVAGFIKPLQGTVTVADRKVVKPGPDRAVVFQEFDQLFPWRTVLDNVAYPLRATGKATRAEAQDRADHWLGVMRLEAATHKFPHQLSGGMKQRVAIARALALEPAVLLMDEPFGALDPQTRLRLQLEVIEVVKRTAATVLFVTHSIAEAALVGHDIIILDGTPSSIASIVDARSVSDPTSQEALEVGRQVARLMGQEASHVIGD from the coding sequence ATGCAGACCGCCGAAGCGCCGATCGATCACAGCCATGCTGCGTCCATGCTGGATGTCGTTGGCCTGTCGTTAGGCTACAAGACACCGGCGGGCATGTCCGTCGCGGTCAGAGACGTCAATTTTTCGGTCCGGCGCGGGGAGACGGCGATCCTGCTCGGCCCCTCCGGCTGCGGCAAGTCGACGATCCTAAAATCCGTGGCGGGATTCATCAAGCCGCTCCAGGGCACCGTCACTGTCGCCGATCGCAAGGTCGTCAAGCCGGGACCCGATCGTGCCGTCGTCTTCCAGGAATTCGACCAGTTGTTTCCATGGCGGACCGTCCTCGACAACGTCGCCTACCCTTTGCGCGCTACAGGGAAAGCAACCCGGGCGGAGGCCCAGGACCGCGCAGATCATTGGCTCGGCGTCATGCGGTTGGAAGCCGCTACCCATAAATTTCCGCATCAATTATCCGGCGGAATGAAGCAACGCGTCGCGATCGCACGTGCGTTGGCCCTGGAGCCCGCCGTCCTGCTGATGGACGAGCCGTTCGGAGCGCTCGATCCGCAAACGCGGCTGCGCCTTCAACTCGAGGTCATCGAAGTGGTGAAGCGCACGGCAGCGACCGTCCTGTTCGTCACCCATTCGATCGCCGAAGCGGCGCTGGTCGGTCACGATATCATCATTCTCGATGGAACGCCCTCAAGTATAGCGTCGATCGTCGACGCCCGCAGCGTCAGCGATCCGACGTCGCAGGAGGCGTTGGAAGTAGGCCGACAAGTCGCTCGGTTGATGGGTCAGGAGGCATCCCATGTCATTGGTGATTGA
- a CDS encoding 2-iminobutanoate/2-iminopropanoate deaminase (product_source=KO:K09022; cath_funfam=3.30.1330.40; cog=COG0251; ko=KO:K09022; pfam=PF01042; superfamily=55298; tigrfam=TIGR00004) — protein MNAHPRQTRIVNSQAPTPLGHYAQGVLHGDTLYVSGQLGVAKDTPSPESIAVGNQVTYALGNIEAIARTVGASRSDVVKATIYVTDISLWGEANKAYAAFFGDHKPARSVVPCPELHLGAKIEIEAIVAVA, from the coding sequence ATGAACGCGCATCCCAGGCAGACCCGCATCGTCAATTCGCAGGCGCCGACGCCGCTCGGACACTATGCGCAGGGCGTCCTGCACGGCGACACCCTCTACGTCTCCGGACAGCTCGGAGTCGCAAAGGACACGCCTTCTCCGGAGTCCATCGCGGTGGGGAATCAGGTCACATACGCCCTCGGCAACATAGAGGCCATCGCACGCACCGTGGGGGCGTCCCGCTCCGACGTCGTGAAGGCGACGATCTACGTCACGGACATCTCTCTGTGGGGGGAAGCGAACAAGGCCTACGCCGCGTTCTTCGGTGACCACAAACCGGCGCGCTCGGTCGTGCCATGCCCCGAATTGCATCTCGGCGCGAAGATCGAGATCGAAGCGATCGTGGCCGTCGCGTGA
- a CDS encoding D-serine deaminase-like pyridoxal phosphate-dependent protein (product_source=COG3616; cath_funfam=3.20.20.10; cog=COG3616; pfam=PF01168,PF14031; smart=SM01119; superfamily=51419): MSRTMQAEISIMGVETFQSLETPALLLDIDRLRNNAGAMRKRCADLGVQLRPHLKTSKSLNVAEVATAGMFGPITVSTVKEAEYFARGGYRDIMYAIAIAEPKLAHIDRIQRETGARVLIVVDTIEAATMVAGRASSFGQKVHCLIEVDCGEHRSGLPPQADEIVPIARILSDSPGVAFEGVMTHAGHSYSSADRDVVEVIAEAERRAAVDAAEILRGAGLDCPVVSVGSTPTVLFARHLEGVTEVRCGIYLFWDLAQLSRNVCQQEDIAVSVLASVIGHNRTNMSVIIDAGALALSKDLGANANLPDVKYGYVCDPVSLERLGAISLDIVHQEHGTVTVPSTDWFDRLPIGGLVRVLPNHACLTCAAYDKYWIVMDGELAGTWPKINGW; encoded by the coding sequence GTGAGCCGCACGATGCAGGCCGAAATCAGCATAATGGGCGTCGAGACCTTCCAAAGCCTTGAGACGCCAGCCCTGCTACTCGACATCGACCGCCTTCGGAACAACGCGGGCGCGATGCGGAAACGGTGTGCTGACCTCGGCGTCCAGCTTCGTCCGCATCTGAAAACGTCGAAGTCCCTCAACGTCGCCGAAGTCGCGACGGCCGGCATGTTCGGTCCGATCACCGTCTCGACCGTCAAGGAAGCCGAGTATTTCGCGCGAGGTGGCTACCGCGACATCATGTACGCGATCGCAATCGCCGAGCCGAAGCTTGCGCATATCGACAGGATACAGCGTGAGACCGGGGCACGAGTTCTGATCGTGGTCGACACGATTGAAGCCGCAACGATGGTCGCGGGTCGTGCGTCTTCATTCGGGCAGAAGGTCCATTGCCTGATTGAAGTCGACTGCGGCGAGCATAGAAGCGGCCTCCCGCCGCAAGCCGATGAGATCGTTCCCATCGCCCGAATCCTTTCGGACTCGCCAGGCGTGGCGTTTGAAGGTGTGATGACGCACGCCGGCCACTCCTATTCATCCGCGGACCGCGACGTAGTCGAAGTGATCGCGGAAGCGGAACGACGCGCGGCTGTCGATGCCGCCGAGATCCTGCGCGGGGCCGGTTTGGATTGCCCGGTCGTCAGCGTGGGATCGACACCGACCGTGCTGTTCGCCCGTCACCTCGAAGGCGTCACGGAGGTCCGCTGCGGCATCTACCTGTTCTGGGATCTGGCGCAGCTTTCGCGGAACGTCTGCCAGCAAGAAGATATCGCCGTATCCGTCCTGGCATCGGTGATCGGTCACAACCGAACGAACATGAGCGTCATCATTGATGCCGGCGCGCTCGCCTTGTCCAAGGATCTCGGCGCCAACGCCAATCTGCCGGACGTCAAATACGGCTACGTGTGCGATCCCGTCTCGCTCGAACGATTGGGCGCAATTTCGCTCGACATCGTGCATCAGGAGCACGGCACCGTCACCGTACCGTCGACCGACTGGTTCGACCGCCTGCCGATCGGCGGGCTTGTGCGCGTCCTGCCCAATCACGCCTGCCTCACCTGCGCAGCCTACGACAAATACTGGATCGTCATGGACGGCGAGCTCGCCGGGACGTGGCCGAAGATCAACGGTTGGTAG
- a CDS encoding 2-haloacid dehalogenase (product_source=KO:K01560; cath_funfam=3.40.50.1000; cog=COG1011; ko=KO:K01560; pfam=PF13419; superfamily=56784; tigrfam=TIGR01428), whose translation MPVSQRYDAVVFDLLTALLNSWKLWNSAAGSEDAGLRWRKTYLGLTYDCGPYRPYEDLVRAAAEAAGLPQTAPEALVTRWSGLEPWNDVGEVVSELASRVPLGIATNCSIAMTGAAVSAVGVKFAAVSCAEEVGYYKPRPEPYLAVLKKLGTDPARTLFVAGSSADVPGATGVGMPVFWHNRAGLTFTSDKARPMIVSDTLRPLLDLV comes from the coding sequence TTGCCCGTATCCCAACGTTATGACGCCGTCGTTTTCGATCTGCTCACGGCCCTGCTCAATTCCTGGAAACTTTGGAATAGTGCAGCGGGTTCGGAGGACGCCGGATTGCGCTGGCGGAAGACATATCTCGGTCTCACCTACGATTGCGGGCCTTATCGGCCATACGAAGACCTCGTCCGCGCCGCTGCGGAGGCCGCGGGTCTGCCGCAAACTGCTCCGGAAGCACTTGTCACGCGCTGGAGTGGTCTGGAGCCATGGAACGACGTCGGCGAAGTGGTCAGCGAACTCGCCAGCAGAGTGCCGCTGGGCATCGCTACCAATTGCTCGATCGCCATGACCGGTGCCGCGGTCTCGGCAGTCGGCGTCAAATTCGCCGCCGTCTCTTGCGCGGAAGAAGTCGGCTACTACAAGCCGCGTCCCGAGCCCTATCTCGCCGTCCTGAAGAAGCTCGGTACCGATCCTGCGCGCACGCTGTTCGTGGCCGGCTCCTCCGCTGATGTTCCGGGCGCAACCGGCGTCGGAATGCCGGTGTTCTGGCACAACCGGGCCGGACTTACCTTCACCTCCGACAAGGCGCGTCCAATGATCGTATCCGACACCCTTCGGCCGCTGCTGGATCTGGTGTGA
- a CDS encoding TolB-like protein (product_source=COG5616; cath_funfam=1.10.10.10,1.25.40.10,3.40.50.10070; cog=COG5616; pfam=PF00486; smart=SM00028; superfamily=46894,48452) produces the protein MAQQLPPRTYEFGAFVLDAETGALLCGNAPTLLGQRGAALLRLLLERAASPVSKDALIETAWPGLIVEESNLTVQIAALRRALEQGGGGRWIETLPRRGYRYVGPAVTQVDTNASEAVLATALLVPEKPSIAVLPFEHSGEAAWLAEGMVDDIITGLSRIRWLFVIARNSSFVWRDRVVDVKQVGRDLGVRYVLQGSVRRADDRVRINAQLADAATGTHVWAERYDRTVGDLFALQDEIALAVVGAIEPSLRRAEFERIRRKRPDSFDAYELVLRAQPDIDSGMPERAAIALRLLQRALMLEPTYALAHGLAAMGHHNRFLRAGLKEEDRSASVRHARLAIEHGRDDALALAFAGFSLGMDAHDRPAAFAAFEAALALSPSTALAWILGSVVAGWAGDAERAIDWSERGIRLSPFDPWAFAAYDAQALGHFCRDRYGEAASAAYKSNLAHPAHSITWVQLTASLAALGRLDEARTAAACVLELQPTFRVSRQFAGVACAPELAEKLGKALRAAGLPE, from the coding sequence ATGGCCCAGCAGCTCCCACCGCGCACCTACGAATTCGGCGCCTTCGTCCTCGATGCCGAGACGGGCGCACTGCTTTGCGGCAATGCGCCGACCTTACTCGGCCAGCGCGGTGCCGCACTACTCCGCCTCCTCCTGGAGCGCGCTGCATCTCCCGTCAGCAAGGATGCGCTGATCGAGACAGCCTGGCCGGGGCTCATTGTCGAGGAAAGCAATCTCACTGTGCAGATCGCCGCACTTCGCCGCGCGCTCGAACAGGGCGGCGGCGGACGCTGGATCGAAACGCTCCCGCGTCGCGGCTATCGGTATGTCGGTCCGGCGGTGACACAGGTCGATACAAATGCCAGCGAGGCCGTGCTTGCGACCGCGTTGCTGGTTCCGGAAAAGCCTTCGATCGCCGTGCTGCCGTTCGAGCACTCTGGCGAAGCAGCCTGGCTGGCCGAAGGCATGGTCGACGATATCATCACGGGGCTATCGCGCATCAGATGGCTGTTCGTGATTGCGCGCAATTCCAGCTTTGTCTGGCGCGACCGCGTCGTTGACGTGAAACAAGTCGGCCGTGATCTCGGCGTGCGCTATGTCCTGCAGGGCAGCGTGCGGCGCGCGGATGATCGGGTCCGTATCAATGCGCAACTCGCGGACGCCGCAACCGGCACACATGTCTGGGCCGAGCGCTACGACCGCACCGTGGGCGATCTGTTTGCCTTGCAGGACGAAATCGCGCTTGCCGTGGTGGGCGCCATCGAGCCGAGTCTGCGCCGTGCCGAGTTCGAGCGTATCCGCCGGAAGCGTCCCGACAGTTTCGACGCCTACGAGCTCGTTCTGCGTGCCCAGCCAGACATCGACTCAGGCATGCCTGAGCGTGCCGCGATTGCGCTGCGGCTACTCCAGCGAGCGCTGATGCTTGAGCCGACTTACGCGCTCGCACATGGCCTTGCCGCGATGGGCCATCACAATCGCTTTCTACGCGCGGGGCTGAAGGAAGAGGATCGCTCGGCGTCAGTGCGCCATGCGCGTCTTGCTATTGAACATGGGCGGGACGATGCACTGGCGCTGGCCTTTGCCGGCTTTTCACTTGGAATGGACGCACATGACCGGCCGGCCGCCTTTGCCGCGTTCGAAGCGGCGCTCGCGCTCAGTCCATCCACAGCGCTGGCATGGATCCTCGGCAGCGTCGTCGCCGGCTGGGCCGGCGATGCGGAGCGTGCCATCGACTGGAGCGAGCGCGGCATTCGCCTGAGCCCATTCGATCCGTGGGCCTTTGCTGCCTACGATGCACAGGCGCTCGGCCATTTCTGTCGCGACCGCTATGGCGAAGCCGCAAGCGCAGCCTACAAATCCAACCTCGCCCATCCAGCCCACAGCATCACGTGGGTGCAGCTCACCGCATCCCTTGCCGCGCTCGGCCGGCTCGACGAGGCGAGAACAGCTGCCGCATGCGTGCTGGAATTGCAGCCGACCTTTCGCGTCAGCCGTCAGTTCGCCGGAGTCGCCTGTGCGCCTGAGCTGGCCGAGAAGCTTGGCAAAGCGCTGCGCGCAGCCGGCCTGCCGGAATGA
- a CDS encoding quercetin dioxygenase-like cupin family protein (product_source=COG1917; cath_funfam=2.60.120.10; cog=COG1917; pfam=PF07883; superfamily=51182) encodes MSGKAIIRRPGEGKSVKLAGHPMAFLVTGSDTRHTSMFDWTIPPGFSTGLHVHRVQEETFYVLEGECDWQVGDERVRATPGTYLFLPPGVPHNIGNASDKVARVLMTVSPPGHERYFEELAETVARGGAADPAAIAELRARYDTAQLSALKS; translated from the coding sequence ATGAGTGGAAAAGCGATCATCCGCAGACCGGGCGAAGGCAAGTCCGTCAAGCTTGCCGGCCATCCCATGGCCTTTCTGGTCACCGGCAGCGACACCCGACACACCTCGATGTTCGACTGGACGATTCCGCCGGGCTTCTCCACCGGATTGCACGTCCATCGCGTGCAGGAAGAGACGTTCTATGTGCTGGAGGGGGAATGCGACTGGCAGGTCGGCGATGAACGCGTACGTGCCACGCCCGGCACTTACCTGTTCCTCCCGCCGGGCGTGCCGCACAACATCGGCAACGCTTCAGACAAGGTCGCACGCGTGTTGATGACCGTGTCGCCGCCCGGTCACGAGCGTTATTTCGAGGAATTGGCCGAGACGGTGGCGCGCGGCGGCGCGGCTGACCCTGCGGCGATCGCCGAGCTGCGAGCCCGCTATGACACGGCGCAGCTGTCGGCGCTCAAAAGCTGA
- a CDS encoding multiple sugar transport system substrate-binding protein (product_source=KO:K02027; cath_funfam=3.40.190.10; cleavage_site_network=SignalP-noTM; cog=COG1653; ko=KO:K02027; pfam=PF01547; superfamily=53850; transmembrane_helix_parts=Inside_1_6,TMhelix_7_29,Outside_30_447), which produces MKQTMKALLVAWGALASALGVGAGTTPAQAQGKTITLCWAAWDPANALVELSKDFTAKTGIGMKFEFVPWTNYADRFLNELNSHGSLCDLIIGDSQWIGGAAENGQYVKLNDFFKKEGISMDDYMPATVVGYSEWPKNSPNYWALPAMGDAVGWTYRKDWFARPDVQKDFKAKYGRDLAVPKTLDELRDIAKFFQGREIDGKKVYGASIYTERGSEGITMGVSNYLYDYGFKYQDPNKPYAMDGFVNSPGAVKGLEAYKELYKCCTPPGASNSYMSEGLDAFKSGQVALQMNFFAFFPGLYKDPNVGGDKIGFFVNPAATTQATQLGGQGISVVSYSKNQGEALQYIKWFSGGDVQKKWWALGGYSCAKSVLNDPSFPNSAPFAKEFLQSMGMVVDFWAEPSYAQLLQAEQKRVHDYVVADKGTAQEALDGLVKDWKAIFKEEGKKF; this is translated from the coding sequence ATGAAACAGACTATGAAGGCGCTTCTTGTTGCATGGGGAGCTCTTGCGTCCGCGCTCGGCGTCGGAGCGGGGACCACGCCCGCGCAGGCGCAGGGCAAGACCATCACGCTGTGCTGGGCCGCATGGGACCCTGCCAATGCACTGGTCGAACTGTCGAAGGACTTCACCGCCAAGACCGGGATCGGTATGAAGTTTGAATTCGTGCCGTGGACCAACTATGCTGATCGTTTCCTGAACGAACTCAATTCGCACGGCTCGTTGTGCGATCTTATCATCGGCGACTCGCAATGGATCGGCGGCGCCGCGGAGAACGGCCAGTACGTCAAGCTCAACGATTTCTTCAAGAAGGAAGGAATCAGCATGGACGACTACATGCCGGCGACAGTGGTCGGTTATTCCGAGTGGCCGAAGAACTCGCCGAACTATTGGGCGCTGCCCGCTATGGGTGACGCGGTGGGCTGGACCTATCGCAAGGACTGGTTTGCGCGGCCGGACGTGCAGAAGGACTTCAAGGCCAAGTACGGCCGCGATCTCGCTGTGCCGAAGACGCTCGATGAACTGCGCGACATCGCGAAGTTTTTCCAGGGCCGCGAGATCGACGGCAAGAAGGTCTATGGCGCTTCCATCTATACCGAGCGAGGCTCGGAAGGCATCACCATGGGCGTTTCGAACTATCTCTATGATTACGGCTTCAAATATCAGGATCCCAACAAGCCCTATGCGATGGACGGGTTCGTCAACTCGCCCGGAGCCGTCAAGGGCCTTGAGGCCTACAAGGAACTCTACAAGTGCTGCACGCCTCCCGGCGCTTCCAATTCCTACATGTCGGAAGGTCTCGATGCCTTCAAGTCGGGACAGGTGGCGCTGCAGATGAACTTCTTCGCCTTCTTCCCGGGCCTCTACAAGGATCCGAATGTCGGTGGTGACAAGATCGGCTTCTTCGTCAATCCTGCCGCCACGACGCAGGCGACACAGCTCGGCGGACAGGGGATCTCGGTTGTTTCCTATTCCAAGAACCAGGGCGAAGCGTTGCAATACATCAAGTGGTTCTCTGGCGGAGACGTGCAGAAGAAATGGTGGGCGCTGGGCGGCTATTCCTGCGCCAAGTCCGTGTTGAATGATCCGAGCTTCCCGAACAGCGCGCCCTTTGCGAAGGAGTTCCTGCAGTCCATGGGCATGGTCGTCGACTTCTGGGCTGAGCCTTCCTATGCACAGCTTCTGCAGGCCGAACAGAAGCGCGTGCACGACTACGTGGTCGCCGACAAGGGCACTGCGCAGGAAGCGCTCGATGGGTTGGTGAAGGACTGGAAAGCGATCTTCAAGGAAGAGGGCAAAAAGTTCTAG